One region of Mangifera indica cultivar Alphonso chromosome 3, CATAS_Mindica_2.1, whole genome shotgun sequence genomic DNA includes:
- the LOC123210774 gene encoding NAC domain-containing protein 68-like, which produces MELPAGYKFMPTDEELVLHLFNKVFGKPLPAEGIQEIVASKLFEKPPKSLVTWSSGEKEKYFFIRDDENIPCESEIIRIVGNGIGFWKSSGEEKPISVKGFVFAFIKHLIYFSGSFSEAKKTHWKMDLYRLPTQFYTKFQATNWELGRMRRGIDYTSCY; this is translated from the exons ATGGAGCTTCCAGCTGGATACAAATTTATGCCTACAGATGAAGAATTGGTGCTACATTTGTTTAACAAAGTTTTTGGGAAACCACTTCCGGCTGAGGGGATTCAAGAGATCGTTGCTAGTAAACTTTTTGAGAAGCCTCCAAAGAGCTTAG tGACATGGTCAAGTGGGGAAAAGGAGAAGTATTTCTTCATTCGTGATGATGAAAATATACCTTGTGAAAGTGAAATTATTCGGATAGTTGGAAATGGAATTGGATTCTGGAAATCAAGCGGAGAAGAGAAACCCATCTCAGTAAAAGGATTTGTCTTTGCTTTCATAAAACATCTTATTTATTTCTCTGGAAGTTTTTCAGAAGCAAAGAAAACACATTGGAAGATGGACTTGTATCGCTTACCCACCCAATTTTACACCAAGTTTCAG GCGACAAATTGGGAATTAGGGAGAATGAGAAGAGGAATAGACTACACGAGCTGTTATTAA